The sequence aagaagccaccATAGGGTAGACCGAGagaaaaagaaggggaaaaaaaagcttAGAGagagtgggaaaaaaaatggagtttgATGAGCACGAAGaccaagaagaagaaatgacgGGGATGACGGTGATGCCACCGGGTTATGACTCAATTAGCAACTCAGCTACTGCTCGGTCAAAAATGGGTCCTACAGGTGGCGGAGGAGAAGGTGcctcaacagcagcagcaaacacaaacacaagaaaatctTCAATCAGATACAGAGAGTGTCAAAAAAACCATGCTGTGGGAATCGGTGGACACGCACTTGATGGTTGTGGCGAATTCATGGCTGCAGGTGAAGAAGGTACTTTGGATGCACTTAAATGTGCTGCGTGTAATTGCCACCGTAATTTCCACCGCAAAGAGACTGATGGTGGGGGTGGAGGAGAAGTAATATTATACCATGGCCATCACCACCAGCAACAACCACAATTCTCTCCTTATTATCGTGCTCCACCACCGGCTGGGTACCTTCATCACTTGACACCAACTCCGCAGCCAAGGCCTTTAGCCTTGCCGGCTGCGTCTGGCGGTGGTGGTGGGTATAGTAGGGAAGAGGAGGATGTGTCTAATCCGAGCAGTAGCGGTGGTGGAGGAGGCGGTAGTAGTTCGAAGAAGAGGTTTAGGACAAAGTTTTCGCAGGAGCAGAAAGAAAAGATGTTGGCTTTCGCGGAGAGGCTTGGTTGGAGAATCCAGAAACATGATGAGGCTGCTGTGGAGCAGTTTTGTGCGGAGAATGGTGTGAAGCGGCATGTGCTCAAGGTCTGGATGCATAATAACAAGCACACTATTGGtaagaaaccctaaaaatcTCTTAGGAACATAAAAGACCAACATttgttatcatcatcatcatcttcttcttcttcttcttccagaaACTGGTGACTAGCTACTTATTGGTGCCATGGAGATAGAGAGTAGACACCAGTAGTGCAATCTGGAAAGGGAATCTCGGAAAGTTGGGATGTCAATTTAACTAGGGTTCTTAGCTACtggcgttttttttttctttgcttttgtttagTTTCTTCTCTCTGTCACTGTAGGATGAATGGTGATCATCATCATGACTGTTATTCTGAATACGTTGTTGATGATGGGCCATTGCTCAAATCATCAGCATCTTCTAACCGtagtttctttctttaatttttaagctTAATTATGAGAAACCTAGCtagttagtttaatttaaatggCTAGCTGTTTtccttgaattttgattttctacATGTAAATTAATGTTATGGGACCTGAAAAAAGCTCTGCAAAACACCCACAATGCCTTTAGAATTCACTCAGCATTTTTGATATTTCAAGTCAGTTGTCTAATTCACGAGTCACATGAGCAAAGGCAAAAACTGATGGGTTAATTTGTAAGTTGGTATCATGTGACGATGATGATTTTCTAGGACCGAGAGAATTCCTAGTTGAATCAAAACGTGGTTAGCATGCAAAGCTGCAATTTTTTGTCCCTTCACAACTGTCAgcttctccttctttctctctAGCTCACCACCTCCTAAGCTTTAATCATCCCTCCCCCTCTCTCCCTCACATTAATTTGCGTTTTCACTCTAGACACCTCGAGCTGATCATCATGAATAAAGCTCCAAACCCACCGAAAAGGGGCTGTGGACAACTGTGCTAACAAGAGAGGTGGAACCCTAACAGAGAGGGTTGTTGTGAATCGTATGTCGTCGTACTCGATCTCTACTCTAATGTGGATACAAAAACAGTGTTCATTTCCCTCATGTACCTTCCTCATTCCTCGTCCTCCATTAATTGCTTTCTCGCTTTCTCTTGCCTACATTGTTTACAAacttgtgtgtgtatatatatatatatatatatagatagttcttatttcttttttttcaaagatatatAGGTAGAACATGAGTGAGTATCCTTGTTTAACATTTGTTCTGTGCCTTGTTTTGATTCTTTCAggcttcttcttctgcttcctcttatctttttttcccctcagaAGTACTTGGTAAAAGTAAAGCAATTAAAGTTGGAAAGTGGTTGCTTATTAACATTGCATCACTGTAGCAAGGTCTTTTCCAGTTATATTTTCAGACCTTGTGGTTGCCGTTTACTCATGAACATGGAAGGAAGTCCCGGAATAACTTTTAAAAGGAGGCttggtttctttaattttaaccatATATTTCACTTTAAGTATAACCTACAATCAATGTTTAGtttcttgattaatttgatcaattacAGCTGACAAAATCCCAAGCTTACTTACTCATAGTTAAATATGTGGTAAAATAATTCATTCAAACTCTTTGTTTTTTGGTCTCATAATTCTGGGTTATACTGATGAAACGATCAATTAGAgacaaaagaattaatttatcttAGAGAACAAGGAATGACACTAAATAATTGCTTTGAGAACTGAGAGGCTTGCTGActgattttttcataaaaaagaacTCAATGCAATGCATGAAGAAGCCTAAATGGAAACTCGATTGGGCATGTTACTCATATAGACATGTAGATGTTGGAGAAAGGCAAGTAGTGAATCGAGAGGCTACTAGGGCATTTGAAGCTGTCGGAAAAATGATCTCATGTTATGTTGCTTGCTTTTTATTCTGTTCCGTTGAGGGACATGTGGGCTCTGTCGtcccagaaaagaaaagagagaacgGAACAATAATAAATGGGGACTGACATTACAGCTAATGTCTGTGTTATATTTTGGTGGTTGTCTCCAACTTCTAACCAGCGGTGAGCACCAAAGCTCTTGTCATTGGATGGCAGCATCTCTGAAACTCATCTCCTGTCATccacgtgtatatatatatatatatatattatacgtGCTAACAGTAAAAACTAACAACTACTCAAATGCCTTTCTTAACTAGGGTAACTATTTTGTGTTAAACTCAAATGCCTGAGTGCTTTTCATGTTTCTCAGAAACAAAAACGTGAACTATTTCCAGCGCCCAAGATTCTTAAGGATGCGATTTTACAGCAGTACATTATGTATTGACAAAGCAAAATGCCAGAAACTTGTATGGATGTAGGGTATGGCTGGGGAAAAGTAAAATCCCATAGTTGCAGGTCAGGGCTATTTTGGATGCCAAGGACTAAAGATACATCGCAATCAACTCTTTCTTTATACGGGCTGACAGGTTCAGATGCCTCCTCCGTGACCACCAACATCTCTTGTTCCATGTATAAAATGACGATTTAATCTAGCTTTTCCCAGTCCCTTTACCATATAAGTGGGACGGAAAAAGAACCGAATAATCTTTGGTAATTACTAATTACATAgttttcatcaaaattaatCAGCCAGCAGACCTTGTAATACGTACTGGTGCTCACTCGTACGTGGGATGACGCGATGAGCTTGAATACTTGACAGAAGGTGAATCTCTAAAATCAAAACAGTATCATTGAATTAGCTGTAATTATACTCGTGAAAGGGTGTTctttgtatttaaattaaattcctttttttgaGAATCCCTTCTGTTTAGGCCCAAAGTTCTCCAGAAGGAAAATACCAAGCAATAAATCGAAGTCGGCAAAGCAACAAATGCAGAAATGATGTTCAGTTAGGTTCAAACAATGGGCCATGCTATTGATGAATTTTAAGTCTTATCTGCCATTAATCGTGTTATGTTTCCCTCTTTTCAGCTTGCCAGTGGGACTCAGACAGGAAGCTGTCTGTCCTGACTGCTGCTCAAATTT is a genomic window of Populus alba chromosome 5, ASM523922v2, whole genome shotgun sequence containing:
- the LOC118036708 gene encoding zinc-finger homeodomain protein 2; protein product: MEFDEHEDQEEEMTGMTVMPPGYDSISNSATARSKMGPTGGGGEGASTAAANTNTRKSSIRYRECQKNHAVGIGGHALDGCGEFMAAGEEGTLDALKCAACNCHRNFHRKETDGGGGGEVILYHGHHHQQQPQFSPYYRAPPPAGYLHHLTPTPQPRPLALPAASGGGGGYSREEEDVSNPSSSGGGGGGSSSKKRFRTKFSQEQKEKMLAFAERLGWRIQKHDEAAVEQFCAENGVKRHVLKVWMHNNKHTIETGD